The following proteins are co-located in the Callithrix jacchus isolate 240 chromosome 10, calJac240_pri, whole genome shotgun sequence genome:
- the LOC118145620 gene encoding putative olfactory receptor 10D4 has product MRNHTMVTEFILLGIPETEGLETALLFLFSSLYSCTLLGNVLILTAIISSTQLHTPMYFFLGNLSIFDLGFSSTTFPKMLFYLSGNSHAISYGGCISQLFFYHFLGCTECFLYTVMAFDRFVAICFPLRYTVIMNHRVCFMLATGTWMSGCVHAMILTSLTFQLPFCGSNRVGYYFCDIPAMLPLACKDTSLAQRVGFTNVGLLSLICFFLILVSYTCIGISISKIRSAEGRQRAFSTCSAHLTAILCTYGPVIIIYLQPKPSVLLSAIIQILNNLVTPTLNPLIYSLRNKDVKSALMKVFIKRSFALGNK; this is encoded by the coding sequence ATGAGAAATCACACAATGGTGACTGAATTCATCCTTCTGGGAATCCCTGAGACAGAGGGTCTAGAGACAGCCCTTTTATTCCTGTTCTCCTCATTGTATTCATGCACACTCTTGGGAAATGTGCTCATCCTTACAGCTATCATCTCCTCCACTCAGCTTCACACTCCTATGTATTTTTTCTTGGGAAACCTCTCCATCTTTGACCTGGGTTTCTCTTCGACAACTTTCCCCAAGATGCTTTTCTACCTTTCAGGGAACAGCCACGCTATCTCGTATGGAGGCTGCATATCCCAGCTTTTCTTCTACCATTTCCTAGGCTGTACCGAGTGTTTCCTCTACACGGTGATGGCCTTTGATCGCTTTGTTGCCATATGTTTTCCTTTAAGATATACGGTCATCATGAACCACAGGGTGTGCTTTATGTTGGCCACAGGGACCTGGATGAGTGGCTGTGTCCACGCCATGATCCTAACCTCCCTCACCTTCCAGTTGCCTTTCTGTGGCTCTAACAGGGTGGGCTATTACTTCTGTGATATACCTGCAATGTTACCTCTAGCATGTAAGGACACATCCTTAGCCCAGAGGGTAGGTTTTACAAATGTTGGTCTTTTGTCTCTCATTTGCTTTTTTCTCATCCTTGTTTCCTATACTTGCATTGGGATCTCCATATCAAAAATCCGCTCAGCAGAGGGCAGGCAACGAGCCTTCTCCACCTGCAGCGCTCACCTCACTGCAATCCTTTGTACTTATGGGCCAGTCATCATTATCTATCTGCAACCCAAACCCAGTGTCCTGCTTAGTGCCATAATTCAGATATTGAACAATCTGGTAACCCCAACGTTGAACCCACTAATCTATAGCCTTAGGAATAAGGATGTAAAATCAGCCCTGATGAAAGTATTTATCAAGAGAAGCTTTGCTCTTGGAAATAAGTga